The proteins below are encoded in one region of Corvus hawaiiensis isolate bCorHaw1 chromosome 3, bCorHaw1.pri.cur, whole genome shotgun sequence:
- the ID2 gene encoding DNA-binding protein inhibitor ID-2, which produces MKAFSPVRSVRKTGLSEHNLGISRSKTPVDDPMSLLYNMNDCYSKLKELVPSIPQNKKVSKMEILQHVIDYILDLQIALDSHPSIVSLHHQRPGQNPSSRTPLTTLNTDISILSLQASEFPSELMSSESKALCG; this is translated from the exons ATGAAAGCCTTCAGCCCTGTGCGGTCCGTCAGGAAAACCGGCCTCTCGGAGCACAACCTGGGCATCTCTCGGAGCAAGACCCCCGTGGATGACCCCATGAGCCTGCTGTACAACATGAACGACTGCTACTCCaagctgaaggagctggtgcCCAGCATCCCGCAGAACAAGAAAGTGAGCAAGATGGAAATCTTGCAGCACGTCATCGACTACATCCTGGACCTGCAGATCGCCTTGGACTCGCACCCCAGCATCGTCAGCCTGCACCACCAGAGACCCGGGCAGAACCCTTCCTCCAGAACTCCTCTGACCACCCTCAACACAGACATCAGCATCCTCTCGCTACAG GCGTCCGAGTTCCCCTCAGAGCTCATGTCAAGCGAAAGCAAAGCACTTTGTGGCTAA